Proteins from one Telopea speciosissima isolate NSW1024214 ecotype Mountain lineage chromosome 1, Tspe_v1, whole genome shotgun sequence genomic window:
- the LOC122648827 gene encoding uncharacterized protein LOC122648827 isoform X7, whose product MSSGSTNEASSEILDLNSEAVPLVEEEVSVVRVAESTVAITLSVDENLVEQALDTQSPAQGTNPEGETAEAGVSGEGRNLLETFAQGSDVCDGSTGAHGVRGSSEEEESADVCLIKESSERVTKKSVDAGGDGKFGGQPDVALTLKLGASDTEGLTDRVEVTEAESSMTITELTFEEIHVASGERAVELENSEVLNSKGDVPEPMDLDEKPYFPEKNQGVEVEGVGGGTEANDVRDTDPSVSLSSPSNCVHNTTLNIGNSDVNPSQDGIQELVAQIAKTPSDQVIRDQSMDLHLTEANADEGAAVTVDTNLATEAIDESKDAVLDKNQEADVQIAGACGYHQGDQRMGSPSPELGASPLVDNQSMGFDVEAIAVGGCNKLDENLTQSQSQSQPIASDSDAVNSVVDLGSCHSTDFEKKVVEEVLNEDERMEVKEIEADATHPGADENLKTVREVLKEDGGIAAKEMGDDVSNPGTDGNQKTVDEVFEEEEGSRVKEMLDDVNCRDRDGDQNTADEVFKDDEGTGVKEIADDVTHLDKDVDKMTADKVDWEAEGTKVREVGDGVTCLGTDGNLKAVDEIFRKDEGTEVKDGNQMILDDALREGEETEAKEIGTDVTHPSSDGDQRNVGEVVKEDEGPRVKEREDDAKCSVSDCLDENLTKNVSRVDSHVNQMLETSEQVTTTLNPGTASVNDNRVFYGLPTEEGDFSVSDLVWGKVKSHPWWPGQIFDPSDASEQAMKYRKKDSLLVAYFGDRTFAWNEASLLKPFRANFSQMEKQTNLESFRKAVDCALDEIARRVELGLACSCTFEEVYAKTGSQMIENPGIREESSRRKGMDESISVSSFEPEMLVEYIRELALFPYGGVDRLELVIAQVQLLAVHRSRGYSCLPTFQLCGSLVENEADSLILAESKHSKAIVDDSAAISENKDQVLSGKVKFKSRDGSFRKRKHTSEDGGHPIKKERSLSELMAGKKVFSSDDGNESVDGKPVSSLLGKKRKAGDSIPDDSVIQNRKRSISLSGAADADSAQPKRSFKVGESICRVASQLTGSSPILKCSGERLRKVAVKVDQNRESSTWDGDAASPRTPEQRRKIVLPTEHSSPEEMLSQLCLAARDPIKGYSFLTTIISFFSEFRNFVCLDHASSWKHKMSSEKVGGKKKKPPNSNMDSTESYSFEDMQDSYWTDRIVQIGPEEQPLDKSQKKRGRPRKKIFMLTNGADDSHQCSPALDIEQQNPYHNAEQPVEISVGSLDANSKDPNSPAALILSFPESDADSIPSEKNLNIIFRHFGPLKESETEVLKTTNCARVVFKRHTDAEVALSSAGKFSIFGPVHVSYRLMYWPPTSAKAPSFAATQLIEYVAPQGIEDVESQGIEDMAPQLIVDVAPQGIEDMAPQSIEDMAPEGIEDMDMAPLLIEDVAPQGIENGESQGIEDMDMAPLLVEDVAPQGIEDMAPQGIEDVESQGIEDMDMASRGIEDVAPQGIEDGASEGIEDMVPAGGNEDMAPQGIEDMAPVRGSTS is encoded by the exons ATGTCGTCTGGCTCCACGAACGAGGCCTCCTCCGAGATCCTCGACTTGAATTCCGAAGCCGTTCCACTCGTCGAGGAGGAAGTTTCTGTGGTAAGGGTTGCAGAATCCACAGTTGCTATCACACTGTCTGTAGATGAAAACCTAGTGGAGCAGGCCTTGGACACTCAGAGCCCTGCTCAGGGTACTAATCCCGAAGGTGAAACAGCCGAGGCTGGGGTATCTGGTGAAGGACGGAATTTGCTTGAAACATTTGCCCAAGGTTCTGATGTTTGTGACGGCAGCACTGGTGCTCATGGGGTCCGTGGAAgttctgaagaagaagaatctgctGATGTTTGTTTGATCAAAGAGAGTTCAGAAAGAGTGACCAAGAAATCTGTAGATGCGGGTGGTGATGGGAAATTTGGAGGTCAACCTGACGTGGCGCTAACGCTGAAACTTGGTGCTTCTGATACCGAAGGACTGACAGACAGGGTTGAAGTTACCGAAGCTGAAAGTTCTATGACGATCACCGAGTTGACTTTCGAGGAAATCCACGTTGCTTCTGGGGAGAGAGCTGTTGAATTGGAAAATTCGGAGGTTTTAAATTCCAAAGGAGATGTACCGGAGCCGATGGATTTGGATGAGAAGCCATATTTTCCGGAGAAAAATCAAGGCGTGGAGGTCGAGGGGGTGGGAGGAGGCACTGAAGCTAATGATGTCAGAGATACGGATCCTTCTGTAAGTCTTAGTTCTCCTTCAAATTGCGTTCATAATACCACTTTAAACATAGGTAATAGTGACGTGAATCCTTCTCAAGATGGGATACAAGAGCTAGTTGCCCAGATAGCTAAAACACCTTCTGATCAGGTAATTAGGGATCAGAGCATGGATTTACACCTCACCGAGGCAAATGCAGACGAGGGGGCTGCTGTTACAGTAGATACAAACCTGGCTACCGAGGCCATTGATGAATCCAAAGATGCAGTGCTGGACAAGAATCAGGAGGCAGATGTTCAAATTGCAGGCGCTTGTGGTTATCATCAAGGGGACCAAAGGATGGGCTCGCCTTCTCCTGAGCTTGGTGCTTCTCCGTTagtggataaccaatccatgggCTTTGACGTTGAAGCCATTGCAGTAGGTGGGTGCAATAAGCTGGATGAGAATCTAactcaatctcaatctcaatctcagcCTATTGCCAGTGATTCTGATGCGGTTAATTCAGTTGTAGATTTGGGTAGCTGTCATAGCACAGATTTTGAAAAGAAGGTTGTAGAGGAGGTTTTGAATGAAGATGAACGAATGGAGGTAAAAGAGATTGAGGCTGATGCTACTCATCCTGGTGCTGATGAAAACCTGAAGACTGTACGTGAG GTTTTGAAGGAAGATGGAGGGATTGCTGCTAAAGAGATGGGAGACGATGTTAGTAATCCTGGGACAGATGGAAACCAGAAGACTGTTGATGAGGTTtttgaggaggaggaaggaagtaGGGTTAAAGAGATGCTAGATGATGTTAACTGTCGGGACAGAGATGGAGACCAGAATACTGCTGATGAAGTTTTCAAAGACGATGAAGGAACTGGGGTTAAAGAGATCGCAGACGATGTCACACATCTGGACAAAGACGTAGACAAGATGACTGCTGATAAGGTTGACTGGGAAGCTGAAGGAACTAAGGTTAGAGAGGTGGGGGATGGTGTTACCTGTCTGGGCACAGATGGAAACCTGAAGGCTGTTGATGAGATTTTCCGGAAAGATGAAGGGACAGAGGTTAAGGATGGGAACCAGATGATCCTCGATGATGCTTTGAGGGAGGGTGAAGAAACTGAGGCTAAAGAGATCGGTACTGATGTCACTCATCCAAGCAGTGATGGAGACCAGAGGAATGTAGGAGAGGTTGTGAAGGAAGATGAAGGACCCAGggttaaagagagagaagatgatgCTAAATGTTCTGTCTCTGACTGCTTAGATGAGAACTTAACAAAAAATGTCAGTAGGGTTGATTCACATGTAAACCAAATGCTAGAAACGTCAGAACAGGTTACAACTACTTTGAATCCTGGAACTGCATCTGTAAATGATAATCGGGTTTTTTATGGCCTGCCAACAGAAGAAGGtgatttttctgtttctgatcTAGTCTGGGGTAAGGTGAAGAGTCATCCCTGGTGGCCTGGGCAGATATTCGATCCTTCGGATGCATCAGAGCAGGCAATGAAATACCGTAAGAAGGACAGCCTTTTGGTTGCATATTTTGGGGATAGAACATTTGCTTGGAATGAAGCATCATTGCTAAAGCCCTTTAGGGCTAATTTCTCACAGATGGAGAAGCAGACTAATCTGGAGTCATTTCGTAAAGCTGTCGATTGTGCATTGGATGAAATTGCGAGACGAGTAGAGCTGGGGCTGGCCTGCTCATGCACATTCGAAGAAGTCTATGCAAAGACTGGATCCCAAATGATTGAGAACCCTGGGATCCGGGAAGAATCAAGTAGGAGAAAGGGCATGGACGAATCCATCAGTGTAAGTTCTTTTGAACCAGAGATGCTTGTTGAGTATATCAGAGAATTAGCACTGTTTCCATATGGTGGAGTTGATAGGCTGGAACTTGTCATAGCTCAGGTGCAATTATTGGCTGTCCATCGTTCAAGGGGGTACTCTTGTTTGCCAACGTTCCAGTTGTGTGGCAGTTTGGTGGAGAATGAAGCTGACAGTTTAATCTTGGCAGAAAGCAAGCATTCAAAAGCAATTGTTGATGATTCTGCAGCTATATCTGAGAATAAAGATCAAGTACTATCTGGGAAAGTTAAATTTAAGAGTCGGGATGGCTCTTTCCGTAAGCGTAAACACACCTCAGAGGATGGTGGACATcctatcaaaaaagaaagaagcttGTCAGAGTTGATGGCTGGGAAAAAGGTTTTCTCATCTGATGATGGAAATGAGTCTGTTGATGGGAAGCCAGTTTCATCGTTGTTGGGAAAAAAGCGTAAAGCTGGTGATTCCATTCCTGATGATTCAGTGattcaaaataggaaaagaagtaTTTCCTTATCAGGAGCTGCTGATGCTGACTCTGCTCAGCCCAAGCGATCTTTCAAAGTTGGTGAATCCATTTGTAGAGTTGCAAGCCAACTGactggatcctctccaatccTTAAGTGTAGCGGTGAACGGCTCCGTAAAGTTGCAGTTAAGGTGGATCAGAACAGAGAAAGTTCTACTTGGGATGGTGATGCTGCATCTCCTAGAACTCCTGAACAAAGGAGAAAGATAGTCCTTCCAACAGAGCACTCGTCCCCAGAAGAGATGCTGTCCCAACTTTGCTTGGCTGCACGGGACCCAATAAAAGGCTATAGTTTCCTGACTACCATAATTAGTTTCTTCTCTGAATTCAGAAATTTTGTCTGCCTTGATCATGCAAGTTCTTGGAAGCACAAAATGTCTTCAGAGAAAGTAGgtggtaaaaagaaaaaaccaccCAACTCTAACATGGACTCCACTGAATCGTATAGTTTTGAGGATATGCAAGATTCTTACTGGACTGACAGGATTGTCCAAATCGGCCCTGAAGAACAACCATTGGACAAATCccagaagaaaagaggaaggcCTAGGAAAAAGATTTTTATGCTGACCAATGGAGCTGATGATTCTCATCAGTGCAGTCCTGCATTGGATATTGAGCAGCAAAATCCTTATCACAATGCTGAACAGCCAGTAGAAATTTCAGTGGGCAGTTTGGATGCAAATTCCAAGGACCCCAATTCACCAGCGGCACTAATATTGAGCTTCCCGGAGTCTGATGCAGATTCTATTCCTTCAGAAAAGAATCTGAATATAATATTTAGACACTTTGGGCCTTTGAAGGAATCTGAAACAGAAGTGCTGAAAACGACTAACTGTGCTAGAGTGGTGTTCAAGAGGCATACTGATGCAGAGGTAGCTCTCAGTAGTGCGGGGAAATTCAGCATTTTTGGACCAGTGCATGTCAGCTACAGGTTGATGTATTGGCCACCAACATCAGCTAAGGCTCCATCCTTTGCTGCAACACAACTCATAGAATATGTGGCACCACAAGGCATAGAAGATGTGGAATCACAAGGCATAGAGGATATGGCACCACAACTCATAGTAGATGTGGCACCACAAGGCATAGAAGATATGGCACCACAAAGCATAGAAGATATGGCACCAGAAGGCATAGAAGATATGGATATGGCACCGCTACTCATAGAAGATGTGGCACCACAAGGCATAGAAAATGGGGAATCACAAGGCATAGAGGATATGGATATGGCACCACTACTTGTAGAAGATGTTGCACCGCAAG GCATAGAGGATATGGCACCACAAGGCATAGAAGATGTGGAATCACAAGGCATAGAGGATATG GATATGGCGTCACGAGGCATAGAAGATGTGGCACCACAAGGCATAGAAGATGGGGCATCAGAAGGCATAGAAGATATGGTACCTGCGGGAGGCAACGAAGATATGGCACCACAAGGCATAGAAGATATGGCACCTGTGAGAGGCAGCACATCTTGA
- the LOC122648827 gene encoding uncharacterized protein LOC122648827 isoform X2 — protein MSSGSTNEASSEILDLNSEAVPLVEEEVSVVRVAESTVAITLSVDENLVEQALDTQSPAQGTNPEGETAEAGVSGEGRNLLETFAQGSDVCDGSTGAHGVRGSSEEEESADVCLIKESSERVTKKSVDAGGDGKFGGQPDVALTLKLGASDTEGLTDRVEVTEAESSMTITELTFEEIHVASGERAVELENSEVLNSKGDVPEPMDLDEKPYFPEKNQGVEVEGVGGGTEANDVRDTDPSVSLSSPSNCVHNTTLNIGNSDVNPSQDGIQELVAQIAKTPSDQVIRDQSMDLHLTEANADEGAAVTVDTNLATEAIDESKDAVLDKNQEADVQIAGACGYHQGDQRMGSPSPELGASPLVDNQSMGFDVEAIAVGGCNKLDENLTQSQSQSQPIASDSDAVNSVVDLGSCHSTDFEKKVVEEVLNEDERMEVKEIEADATHPGADENLKTVREVLKEDGGIAAKEMGDDVSNPGTDGNQKTVDEVFEEEEGSRVKEMLDDVNCRDRDGDQNTADEVFKDDEGTGVKEIADDVTHLDKDVDKMTADKVDWEAEGTKVREVGDGVTCLGTDGNLKAVDEIFRKDEGTEVKDGNQMILDDALREGEETEAKEIGTDVTHPSSDGDQRNVGEVVKEDEGPRVKEREDDAKCSVSDCLDENLTKNVSRVDSHVNQMLETSEQVTTTLNPGTASVNDNRVFYGLPTEEGDFSVSDLVWGKVKSHPWWPGQIFDPSDASEQAMKYRKKDSLLVAYFGDRTFAWNEASLLKPFRANFSQMEKQTNLESFRKAVDCALDEIARRVELGLACSCTFEEVYAKTGSQMIENPGIREESSRRKGMDESISVSSFEPEMLVEYIRELALFPYGGVDRLELVIAQVQLLAVHRSRGYSCLPTFQLCGSLVENEADSLILAESKHSKAIVDDSAAISENKDQVLSGKVKFKSRDGSFRKRKHTSEDGGHPIKKERSLSELMAGKKVFSSDDGNESVDGKPVSSLLGKKRKAGDSIPDDSVIQNRKRSISLSGAADADSAQPKRSFKVGESICRVASQLTGSSPILKCSGERLRKVAVKVDQNRESSTWDGDAASPRTPEQRRKIVLPTEHSSPEEMLSQLCLAARDPIKGYSFLTTIISFFSEFRNFVCLDHASSWKHKMSSEKVGGKKKKPPNSNMDSTESYSFEDMQDSYWTDRIVQIGPEEQPLDKSQKKRGRPRKKIFMLTNGADDSHQCSPALDIEQQNPYHNAEQPVEISVGSLDANSKDPNSPAALILSFPESDADSIPSEKNLNIIFRHFGPLKESETEVLKTTNCARVVFKRHTDAEVALSSAGKFSIFGPVHVSYRLMYWPPTSAKAPSFAATQLIEYVAPQGIEDVESQGIEDMAPQLIVDVAPQGIEDMAPQSIEDMAPEGIEDMDMAPLLIEDVAPQGIENGESQGIEDMDMAPLLVEDVAPQGIEDMAPQGIEDVESQGIEDMAPQGVEDMESKGIDDMAPQGIEDMASRGIEDVAPQGIEDGASEGIEDMVPAGGNEDMAPQGIEDMAPVRGSTS, from the exons ATGTCGTCTGGCTCCACGAACGAGGCCTCCTCCGAGATCCTCGACTTGAATTCCGAAGCCGTTCCACTCGTCGAGGAGGAAGTTTCTGTGGTAAGGGTTGCAGAATCCACAGTTGCTATCACACTGTCTGTAGATGAAAACCTAGTGGAGCAGGCCTTGGACACTCAGAGCCCTGCTCAGGGTACTAATCCCGAAGGTGAAACAGCCGAGGCTGGGGTATCTGGTGAAGGACGGAATTTGCTTGAAACATTTGCCCAAGGTTCTGATGTTTGTGACGGCAGCACTGGTGCTCATGGGGTCCGTGGAAgttctgaagaagaagaatctgctGATGTTTGTTTGATCAAAGAGAGTTCAGAAAGAGTGACCAAGAAATCTGTAGATGCGGGTGGTGATGGGAAATTTGGAGGTCAACCTGACGTGGCGCTAACGCTGAAACTTGGTGCTTCTGATACCGAAGGACTGACAGACAGGGTTGAAGTTACCGAAGCTGAAAGTTCTATGACGATCACCGAGTTGACTTTCGAGGAAATCCACGTTGCTTCTGGGGAGAGAGCTGTTGAATTGGAAAATTCGGAGGTTTTAAATTCCAAAGGAGATGTACCGGAGCCGATGGATTTGGATGAGAAGCCATATTTTCCGGAGAAAAATCAAGGCGTGGAGGTCGAGGGGGTGGGAGGAGGCACTGAAGCTAATGATGTCAGAGATACGGATCCTTCTGTAAGTCTTAGTTCTCCTTCAAATTGCGTTCATAATACCACTTTAAACATAGGTAATAGTGACGTGAATCCTTCTCAAGATGGGATACAAGAGCTAGTTGCCCAGATAGCTAAAACACCTTCTGATCAGGTAATTAGGGATCAGAGCATGGATTTACACCTCACCGAGGCAAATGCAGACGAGGGGGCTGCTGTTACAGTAGATACAAACCTGGCTACCGAGGCCATTGATGAATCCAAAGATGCAGTGCTGGACAAGAATCAGGAGGCAGATGTTCAAATTGCAGGCGCTTGTGGTTATCATCAAGGGGACCAAAGGATGGGCTCGCCTTCTCCTGAGCTTGGTGCTTCTCCGTTagtggataaccaatccatgggCTTTGACGTTGAAGCCATTGCAGTAGGTGGGTGCAATAAGCTGGATGAGAATCTAactcaatctcaatctcaatctcagcCTATTGCCAGTGATTCTGATGCGGTTAATTCAGTTGTAGATTTGGGTAGCTGTCATAGCACAGATTTTGAAAAGAAGGTTGTAGAGGAGGTTTTGAATGAAGATGAACGAATGGAGGTAAAAGAGATTGAGGCTGATGCTACTCATCCTGGTGCTGATGAAAACCTGAAGACTGTACGTGAG GTTTTGAAGGAAGATGGAGGGATTGCTGCTAAAGAGATGGGAGACGATGTTAGTAATCCTGGGACAGATGGAAACCAGAAGACTGTTGATGAGGTTtttgaggaggaggaaggaagtaGGGTTAAAGAGATGCTAGATGATGTTAACTGTCGGGACAGAGATGGAGACCAGAATACTGCTGATGAAGTTTTCAAAGACGATGAAGGAACTGGGGTTAAAGAGATCGCAGACGATGTCACACATCTGGACAAAGACGTAGACAAGATGACTGCTGATAAGGTTGACTGGGAAGCTGAAGGAACTAAGGTTAGAGAGGTGGGGGATGGTGTTACCTGTCTGGGCACAGATGGAAACCTGAAGGCTGTTGATGAGATTTTCCGGAAAGATGAAGGGACAGAGGTTAAGGATGGGAACCAGATGATCCTCGATGATGCTTTGAGGGAGGGTGAAGAAACTGAGGCTAAAGAGATCGGTACTGATGTCACTCATCCAAGCAGTGATGGAGACCAGAGGAATGTAGGAGAGGTTGTGAAGGAAGATGAAGGACCCAGggttaaagagagagaagatgatgCTAAATGTTCTGTCTCTGACTGCTTAGATGAGAACTTAACAAAAAATGTCAGTAGGGTTGATTCACATGTAAACCAAATGCTAGAAACGTCAGAACAGGTTACAACTACTTTGAATCCTGGAACTGCATCTGTAAATGATAATCGGGTTTTTTATGGCCTGCCAACAGAAGAAGGtgatttttctgtttctgatcTAGTCTGGGGTAAGGTGAAGAGTCATCCCTGGTGGCCTGGGCAGATATTCGATCCTTCGGATGCATCAGAGCAGGCAATGAAATACCGTAAGAAGGACAGCCTTTTGGTTGCATATTTTGGGGATAGAACATTTGCTTGGAATGAAGCATCATTGCTAAAGCCCTTTAGGGCTAATTTCTCACAGATGGAGAAGCAGACTAATCTGGAGTCATTTCGTAAAGCTGTCGATTGTGCATTGGATGAAATTGCGAGACGAGTAGAGCTGGGGCTGGCCTGCTCATGCACATTCGAAGAAGTCTATGCAAAGACTGGATCCCAAATGATTGAGAACCCTGGGATCCGGGAAGAATCAAGTAGGAGAAAGGGCATGGACGAATCCATCAGTGTAAGTTCTTTTGAACCAGAGATGCTTGTTGAGTATATCAGAGAATTAGCACTGTTTCCATATGGTGGAGTTGATAGGCTGGAACTTGTCATAGCTCAGGTGCAATTATTGGCTGTCCATCGTTCAAGGGGGTACTCTTGTTTGCCAACGTTCCAGTTGTGTGGCAGTTTGGTGGAGAATGAAGCTGACAGTTTAATCTTGGCAGAAAGCAAGCATTCAAAAGCAATTGTTGATGATTCTGCAGCTATATCTGAGAATAAAGATCAAGTACTATCTGGGAAAGTTAAATTTAAGAGTCGGGATGGCTCTTTCCGTAAGCGTAAACACACCTCAGAGGATGGTGGACATcctatcaaaaaagaaagaagcttGTCAGAGTTGATGGCTGGGAAAAAGGTTTTCTCATCTGATGATGGAAATGAGTCTGTTGATGGGAAGCCAGTTTCATCGTTGTTGGGAAAAAAGCGTAAAGCTGGTGATTCCATTCCTGATGATTCAGTGattcaaaataggaaaagaagtaTTTCCTTATCAGGAGCTGCTGATGCTGACTCTGCTCAGCCCAAGCGATCTTTCAAAGTTGGTGAATCCATTTGTAGAGTTGCAAGCCAACTGactggatcctctccaatccTTAAGTGTAGCGGTGAACGGCTCCGTAAAGTTGCAGTTAAGGTGGATCAGAACAGAGAAAGTTCTACTTGGGATGGTGATGCTGCATCTCCTAGAACTCCTGAACAAAGGAGAAAGATAGTCCTTCCAACAGAGCACTCGTCCCCAGAAGAGATGCTGTCCCAACTTTGCTTGGCTGCACGGGACCCAATAAAAGGCTATAGTTTCCTGACTACCATAATTAGTTTCTTCTCTGAATTCAGAAATTTTGTCTGCCTTGATCATGCAAGTTCTTGGAAGCACAAAATGTCTTCAGAGAAAGTAGgtggtaaaaagaaaaaaccaccCAACTCTAACATGGACTCCACTGAATCGTATAGTTTTGAGGATATGCAAGATTCTTACTGGACTGACAGGATTGTCCAAATCGGCCCTGAAGAACAACCATTGGACAAATCccagaagaaaagaggaaggcCTAGGAAAAAGATTTTTATGCTGACCAATGGAGCTGATGATTCTCATCAGTGCAGTCCTGCATTGGATATTGAGCAGCAAAATCCTTATCACAATGCTGAACAGCCAGTAGAAATTTCAGTGGGCAGTTTGGATGCAAATTCCAAGGACCCCAATTCACCAGCGGCACTAATATTGAGCTTCCCGGAGTCTGATGCAGATTCTATTCCTTCAGAAAAGAATCTGAATATAATATTTAGACACTTTGGGCCTTTGAAGGAATCTGAAACAGAAGTGCTGAAAACGACTAACTGTGCTAGAGTGGTGTTCAAGAGGCATACTGATGCAGAGGTAGCTCTCAGTAGTGCGGGGAAATTCAGCATTTTTGGACCAGTGCATGTCAGCTACAGGTTGATGTATTGGCCACCAACATCAGCTAAGGCTCCATCCTTTGCTGCAACACAACTCATAGAATATGTGGCACCACAAGGCATAGAAGATGTGGAATCACAAGGCATAGAGGATATGGCACCACAACTCATAGTAGATGTGGCACCACAAGGCATAGAAGATATGGCACCACAAAGCATAGAAGATATGGCACCAGAAGGCATAGAAGATATGGATATGGCACCGCTACTCATAGAAGATGTGGCACCACAAGGCATAGAAAATGGGGAATCACAAGGCATAGAGGATATGGATATGGCACCACTACTTGTAGAAGATGTTGCACCGCAAG GCATAGAGGATATGGCACCACAAGGCATAGAAGATGTGGAATCACAAGGCATAGAGGATATGGCACCACAAGGCGTAGAAGATATGGAATCAAAAGGCATAGATGATATGGCACCACAAGGCATAGAGGATATGGCGTCACGAGGCATAGAAGATGTGGCACCACAAGGCATAGAAGATGGGGCATCAGAAGGCATAGAAGATATGGTACCTGCGGGAGGCAACGAAGATATGGCACCACAAGGCATAGAAGATATGGCACCTGTGAGAGGCAGCACATCTTGA